Proteins encoded within one genomic window of Mesorhizobium sp. AR10:
- a CDS encoding DUF1636 family protein: MDFGLVGRFARASFRRQFWKVTEKLDASKALHRIIVCTLCRDLVTGVRSGEELCADLAARLSAPDESAPDYAVEAIDCMAGCARPLTVAFQADGKASYLFGSIDAGVDAADLIEFAKLYRSLADGWCNSGQRPAGLAGKTLARIPGNPSGSKR; the protein is encoded by the coding sequence GTGGATTTCGGTCTTGTCGGCCGATTTGCCAGGGCATCCTTCCGTCGCCAGTTTTGGAAAGTGACGGAAAAGTTGGACGCCTCAAAGGCACTCCATCGCATCATTGTGTGCACGCTTTGCCGCGATCTCGTGACCGGGGTCAGGTCAGGCGAAGAGCTGTGCGCCGATTTGGCGGCCCGGCTCTCGGCGCCTGACGAGAGCGCTCCGGACTATGCGGTCGAAGCCATCGACTGCATGGCGGGCTGCGCGCGGCCGCTGACCGTCGCCTTCCAGGCGGATGGCAAAGCCTCCTATCTCTTCGGCTCCATCGACGCCGGGGTCGATGCCGCCGATCTCATCGAATTTGCGAAGCTCTACCGCTCGCTTGCTGACGGCTGGTGCAACTCCGGACAGCGTCCGGCTGGACTGGCGGGCAAGACACTGGCGCGCATCCCGGGCAATCCGTCGGGGAGCAAGCGATGA
- a CDS encoding ABC transporter substrate-binding protein has protein sequence MKRLALSLAFSLLASTAFAFPVTVDSCGTPLTFDAAPKRAVIHDLNMAEMAFALKLQPSIVGLTGITGWYKVGPEFKAEQGSIPELAPKYPTLENLVAVEPDFFFAGWYYGMKPGGEVTPDTLAPHGIKTLVLTESCVHLDKDRPAASMDLLYGDVEKLGKIFGKEGQAEKLVSGWKTQLADITAKVGEHKGTRVFLYDSGEDKPFTAGKFAIPSAMITAAGGDNIMADMDTSWGNTDWETVASRNPQFLILLDYQDGGGYKKLLDFLKVHPAMKETDAVKNERFVALRYAELTPGPANIEAIGKIARAMHPEAF, from the coding sequence GTGAAACGCCTCGCCCTGTCTCTTGCCTTCTCATTGCTGGCTTCGACCGCCTTCGCCTTCCCGGTCACCGTCGACAGTTGCGGCACGCCGCTGACCTTCGATGCGGCGCCAAAGCGCGCCGTCATCCACGATTTGAACATGGCCGAGATGGCCTTTGCGCTGAAGCTGCAGCCGTCGATCGTCGGTCTGACCGGCATCACCGGCTGGTACAAGGTCGGTCCCGAATTCAAGGCCGAGCAGGGCTCCATCCCGGAACTGGCGCCAAAGTACCCGACGCTCGAAAACCTCGTCGCGGTAGAGCCCGATTTCTTCTTCGCCGGCTGGTACTACGGCATGAAGCCCGGCGGCGAGGTGACACCCGACACGCTGGCCCCGCACGGCATCAAGACGCTGGTACTGACGGAAAGCTGCGTCCATCTCGACAAGGACCGCCCCGCCGCCTCGATGGACCTGCTCTATGGCGACGTCGAAAAACTGGGCAAGATCTTCGGCAAGGAAGGCCAAGCCGAAAAGCTCGTCTCGGGCTGGAAAACGCAACTGGCCGACATCACGGCCAAGGTCGGCGAACACAAGGGAACGCGGGTGTTTCTCTACGATTCCGGCGAAGACAAGCCGTTCACCGCCGGCAAATTCGCCATCCCGAGTGCCATGATAACGGCTGCCGGCGGCGACAATATCATGGCCGACATGGACACCAGCTGGGGCAACACGGATTGGGAAACGGTGGCTTCCCGCAATCCGCAATTCCTGATCCTGCTCGATTACCAGGATGGCGGTGGCTACAAGAAGCTGCTCGATTTCCTTAAAGTCCATCCGGCGATGAAGGAGACCGATGCGGTCAAGAACGAGCGCTTCGTCGCGTTGCGCTATGCCGAGCTGACGCCAGGACCTGCCAATATCGAGGCGATCGGCAAGATCGCCAGGGCGATGCACCCGGAAGCCTTCTGA
- a CDS encoding FAD-dependent monooxygenase — MNASQTEVLIAGAGPTGLTLALWLTRLGVQVRIFDKDAGPGETSRALAVQARTLEFHHQIGIVDDVLAAGVRVEQLTVRTPAGVAARLPLSDFGRGISPYSFAFALPQDVHERILITHLERAGVSVERNTELVAFEDTAGAVVATLNKQGATETVSAAYLVGCDGARSAVRHGLAIGFPGGTYEQSFYVADVDGSGAVTRNGMDTTVSAYGFAIVMPVRQSGSLRLIGVVPKAHEADEAITFEAIRADVERDTGIAVDKVNWFSTYRVHHRVAERFRIGRVFLAGDAGHIHSPAGGQGMNTGMGDAVNLAWKLAAVLQGRADKHLLDSYEPERIAFARLLIDSTDRVFRVATSRSRLVGLFRRYLMPKILRVALGTTAGSRAFFGMISQTRIQYRASAISSGKAGAIQGGDRLPYVASGSSDNFEALHSLDWQVHVYGEANAAFKAMLAPTGIPIHVFAWSDRAKAAGLQRDGAYLVRPDGHVALAAGTQDPQAFERYVAALAIKPRQQAASRVRNLRMRSAA; from the coding sequence ATGAACGCCTCGCAGACTGAAGTGCTGATTGCCGGCGCCGGGCCAACCGGACTGACGCTTGCGCTGTGGCTCACCCGCCTCGGCGTCCAGGTGCGCATTTTCGACAAGGATGCAGGCCCGGGCGAAACCTCGCGCGCGCTGGCCGTCCAGGCCCGCACGCTGGAATTTCACCACCAGATCGGCATCGTCGACGACGTGCTCGCCGCCGGCGTCAGGGTCGAGCAGCTCACCGTGCGCACGCCGGCCGGCGTCGCCGCCAGGCTGCCACTCAGCGATTTCGGTCGCGGTATCAGCCCGTATTCATTCGCTTTCGCGCTGCCGCAGGATGTTCACGAACGCATTCTGATCACGCATCTCGAGCGTGCCGGCGTCAGCGTCGAGCGCAACACCGAACTGGTCGCCTTCGAGGACACGGCCGGCGCGGTTGTCGCCACCTTGAACAAGCAAGGCGCGACCGAGACCGTCAGCGCCGCCTATCTCGTCGGCTGCGATGGCGCCCGCAGCGCCGTACGCCATGGCCTGGCCATCGGCTTTCCCGGCGGCACCTACGAGCAGTCCTTCTACGTCGCCGACGTCGATGGCAGCGGCGCGGTGACCCGCAACGGCATGGATACCACGGTCAGCGCCTATGGCTTCGCCATCGTCATGCCGGTCCGGCAATCCGGTTCGCTACGGTTGATCGGCGTGGTGCCGAAGGCGCACGAGGCGGACGAGGCGATCACCTTCGAGGCGATCCGCGCCGATGTCGAGCGCGACACCGGCATTGCGGTGGACAAGGTCAACTGGTTCTCGACCTACCGCGTGCATCACCGGGTCGCTGAACGCTTCCGCATCGGCCGCGTGTTCCTCGCCGGCGATGCCGGCCACATCCACAGTCCGGCCGGCGGCCAGGGCATGAACACGGGCATGGGCGATGCGGTCAACCTCGCCTGGAAGCTGGCGGCGGTGCTGCAAGGCCGCGCCGACAAGCACCTGCTGGACAGCTACGAGCCGGAGCGCATCGCCTTTGCCAGGCTGCTGATCGACAGCACCGACAGGGTCTTCCGCGTCGCCACCAGCCGCTCGCGGCTGGTCGGCCTGTTCCGCCGCTACCTGATGCCGAAGATCCTGCGCGTAGCGCTCGGGACGACTGCCGGATCGCGCGCCTTTTTCGGCATGATCTCGCAAACCCGGATCCAATATCGTGCCAGCGCGATCAGCAGCGGCAAGGCCGGCGCGATCCAGGGCGGCGACCGCCTGCCCTACGTCGCGTCCGGCAGCAGCGATAATTTCGAAGCGCTGCATTCGCTGGACTGGCAGGTGCATGTCTATGGCGAGGCGAATGCCGCGTTCAAGGCGATGCTGGCCCCAACCGGCATTCCCATCCACGTCTTCGCCTGGTCGGACAGGGCCAAGGCCGCGGGTCTGCAGCGCGACGGCGCCTATCTCGTCAGACCCGACGGCCACGTCGCACTGGCCGCCGGCACGCAGGACCCGCAGGCCTTCGAACGCTACGTCGCCGCTTTGGCAATCAAGCCGCGGCAACAGGCCGCCAGCCGGGTGAGAAACCTGAGAATGCGGTCGGCCGCCTAG
- a CDS encoding FecCD family ABC transporter permease encodes MMAGAVAMAALALLSIAYGSTVIALSDVVAALGHTVGLDGHAVSGPVGKIVVDLRLPRTILAICVGAGLGVVGALLQTVTRNDLADPFLFGLSSGAAAGAVSVITVFGDSFGIWTLPVAAFTGGILAACIVLLLVARVRGQGPERLILAGLAVSFMFTALTNYLVFAGDQRAAHSVLFWTMGGLGLARWDNIGLATLGAGIILVYGLWNHRRLDAFLAGENAAESLGVPVARMRRTTFLVAALSTAILVSVAGVIGFVGLMIPHLCRPLAGPLHLRLIASCALFGAVLLLASDLLARTLLPPQELPIGIITSSVGAFFVVTMLIRNRL; translated from the coding sequence ATGATGGCGGGAGCGGTGGCGATGGCCGCTCTCGCCTTGCTGTCGATTGCCTATGGGTCGACGGTGATCGCGTTGAGCGATGTTGTTGCCGCACTCGGACACACCGTTGGACTCGACGGACATGCCGTGTCCGGACCGGTCGGCAAGATCGTCGTCGATCTCAGGCTGCCGCGCACCATCCTGGCCATCTGCGTCGGCGCCGGGTTGGGCGTCGTCGGCGCGCTGCTGCAGACGGTGACGCGCAACGACCTCGCCGACCCGTTCCTGTTCGGCCTGTCGTCCGGCGCCGCCGCCGGTGCCGTCTCCGTCATCACCGTCTTTGGCGACAGCTTCGGCATCTGGACGTTGCCGGTCGCGGCCTTCACCGGCGGCATTCTGGCCGCTTGCATCGTCCTTTTGCTGGTCGCGCGGGTGAGGGGACAAGGCCCCGAACGGCTGATCCTCGCCGGGCTTGCCGTCTCGTTCATGTTCACCGCACTCACCAACTATCTGGTCTTTGCCGGCGACCAGCGCGCCGCCCACTCGGTGCTGTTCTGGACGATGGGCGGGCTGGGACTGGCGCGATGGGACAATATCGGGCTGGCGACGCTGGGCGCGGGGATCATTCTCGTCTACGGGCTGTGGAACCACCGCAGGCTCGACGCCTTCCTGGCTGGCGAAAACGCCGCCGAAAGCCTTGGCGTGCCGGTGGCGCGGATGCGCAGGACGACCTTTCTCGTCGCCGCGCTGTCGACGGCGATCCTTGTCTCGGTCGCCGGCGTCATCGGCTTCGTCGGCCTGATGATCCCGCATCTGTGCCGGCCACTGGCCGGTCCGTTGCATCTGCGCCTGATCGCAAGCTGCGCCCTGTTCGGGGCCGTGCTGTTGCTGGCAAGCGATCTTCTGGCGCGCACGCTGCTGCCGCCGCAGGAACTGCCGATCGGCATCATCACCAGTTCGGTCGGCGCTTTCTTCGTCGTCACCATGCTCATTCGCAACCGTCTCTGA
- a CDS encoding ABC transporter ATP-binding protein has product MTARLLEARELTVTANGQHLVHAVSLSVAAGDRLAIIGPNGAGKTTLLRMLSGALQPSTGEVRFLGRRLDRISTAERALHIAVVGQTDQPDPRLAVIDYVELGRVPHAGLRRRHEDRDIVVDALRRTGLLPLLGRTVGSLSGGERQRAQLARAIAQQPRILFLDEPTNHLDPRARSELLELVAGFGMTVIAVLHDLSLVAPFATRVAVMSRARLHALAAPNEALTQQLIREIFGVDVLRLRHPTEDRELTIFDIPNRTSSPS; this is encoded by the coding sequence ATGACCGCGCGCCTTCTCGAAGCACGCGAACTGACTGTGACGGCGAATGGCCAGCACCTGGTCCATGCGGTCAGCCTTTCGGTGGCGGCGGGCGATCGCCTTGCCATCATCGGCCCCAATGGCGCCGGCAAGACGACGCTGCTGCGCATGCTGTCCGGCGCGCTGCAGCCAAGCACAGGCGAGGTGCGGTTTCTCGGCCGCCGCCTGGACAGGATTTCGACCGCCGAGCGCGCGCTGCACATCGCCGTCGTCGGCCAGACCGATCAGCCTGACCCGCGGCTTGCCGTGATCGACTATGTCGAGCTCGGCCGGGTCCCGCATGCCGGCCTGCGCCGCAGGCACGAGGACCGCGACATTGTCGTCGACGCGCTTCGCAGAACCGGCCTGCTGCCGCTGCTTGGCCGCACCGTCGGCTCGCTGTCCGGCGGCGAGCGCCAGCGCGCCCAGCTGGCGCGCGCCATCGCCCAGCAGCCGAGAATCCTGTTCCTCGACGAGCCGACCAACCATCTCGATCCGCGCGCCCGCAGCGAGCTTCTTGAACTGGTGGCCGGGTTCGGCATGACGGTGATTGCGGTGCTGCATGATCTGTCGCTGGTGGCGCCATTTGCCACCCGGGTCGCGGTGATGAGCCGGGCCCGCCTGCACGCGCTTGCCGCACCGAACGAGGCGCTGACCCAGCAGCTGATCCGCGAGATTTTCGGCGTCGACGTATTGCGGCTGCGCCATCCGACTGAAGACCGCGAACTCACGATCTTCGACATTCCAAACCGCACCTCGTCGCCATCCTGA
- a CDS encoding HYR domain-containing protein: MASNSVGSVARTAPFQTRVCKGTVDLAARLAVGLFACLALWVASAGEGHAQSSSPSISVASSPTQFRFVGQVMKLTYTVYTGNKVFSTVSIDPRGFGPVVPTCPSPPQETGATFTCTGTYTVTPLNMASGTFSGAPIVRWQNGNKTGANVFVPIAPPESNPPNLTLPANIVVNTDPGLATAIVDYAVSANDPEDTVADLLLTDGPASHSAFALGTTMVSYSATDPSGNATTGSFTVTVEDHEAPVVTLPAPITDNAPAGAAGKAVAFAATATDNVDANPTVSCAPASGSTFSIGETTVSCTATDQAGNTSDATTFKVTVNDVTAPDLTLPADISVNTDPGMATATVTYSATATDAGDPAPVVGCLPASGSAFAVGENTVSCTATDASNNVAGPLTFKVTVADHEAPVLTPPANITVNTDAGVSSAVVTFANGTAVDNVDGNLAPVVATGSLASGSTFPLGTTTIVLNATDAAGNTGTASFTVTVQDKEAPAFTAPADISVAAATGQSSAPVTYATPTATDNVTVNPPVSCLPASGSNFAFGETTVSCSSTDAATNTTTKTFKVTVTDGEAPALSLPSNVVAGTAPGATTATVTYPAPTATDVIDPNPTVSCSPASGSSFNLGPTTVDCTARDASGNTASGSFTVTIEDKEAPALTLPGDITATAATGSNAATVSFTATASDNVDGAVAVTCNPASGSSFTFGETTVACGATDVAGNIANGSFKVTVTDGEAPTLSLPANISVDTDAGKATAKVSYAVSASDAVDGTVTPQLVAGLASGSNFPVGTTTVTYKATDAQGNSSGGSFTVTVSDREAPVVNVPANITVSAEAGKNTATVVYSVSATDAVDGALAPTQTAGLASGASFPVGTTSQTFRAIDSHGNIGRASFTVTVVDGEAPEVTVPANIIVDTDPGKATAHVTYTVSASDVVDGPVTAQLVAGLASGSDFPVGVTTIAYKATDRQGNVSDPKSFTVTVRDNEAPVLTVPANISISTDAGKATAHVIYAVSATDLVDGAVTPKLVAGLASGSDFPLGTTTVTYKATDNQGNASAEQSFTVTVVDGEPPVLTVPGNIGITVAYGETAGTASWSAPTATDNAPGVTITQTTGLASGSSFPLGTTTNTFEARDVAGNTVTASFTVTVSANPPGNVTFIVNSPVGGSFGFSSPEPALNVAVNSSGGRGSSGAIALAPGTYSFAFSVPGGAGISSAQCSDAGSSINAGTRSGTLKVVSGGAVSCTISTSDSAEKAVALIGSFLEGRAEIIVNNQPDIDRRIERLTGAYSGNGGVSAFGMPIGSQLPVGVQISSDQTTFAYSMQRARAGAAEPQTAAAAGSDSQPSAGQIPVSAYLPSGQNPASGADAVFQHSFGPTAGTDAAPAADPMSKRFDVWAEGTIGRFNSAGGDGSFGIANTGADYLLTPNLLLGLGLQVDWTDQDGKDGAKISGIGYLLGPYATARLTDNLYLDARAGWGQSFNQISPLGTFEDKFDGNRWLATIGLIGTFDIDRWKIKPEARVTMFEEKADAYVDGLGVDVPSVDVRTGQFAFGPTISTTVALENGLQMTPFVELQGIWTFMQHNSATAATETPGLAETGLRGRAETGLELSAGNGMSINASAFYDGLGSSGYNSWGGKLGLSQRF; this comes from the coding sequence GTGGCGTCGAATTCTGTCGGATCTGTTGCGCGTACCGCGCCGTTTCAAACGCGTGTCTGCAAGGGAACGGTCGATCTGGCCGCCAGGCTGGCTGTCGGGCTGTTCGCCTGCCTGGCGTTGTGGGTCGCATCGGCCGGCGAGGGCCATGCCCAGTCGTCAAGCCCCTCCATCAGTGTTGCCTCGAGCCCGACGCAGTTCCGCTTTGTCGGGCAAGTGATGAAGCTGACCTACACGGTCTACACCGGCAACAAGGTGTTTTCGACCGTGTCGATCGACCCGAGAGGCTTCGGCCCCGTCGTGCCGACATGTCCGTCGCCGCCGCAGGAGACCGGCGCCACCTTCACCTGCACGGGCACCTACACGGTGACACCGCTCAATATGGCCAGCGGTACGTTTTCCGGCGCACCTATCGTCAGGTGGCAGAATGGCAACAAGACCGGCGCCAACGTCTTCGTCCCGATCGCTCCACCGGAAAGCAACCCGCCAAACCTGACCTTGCCGGCCAACATCGTCGTCAATACCGATCCGGGTCTGGCCACAGCGATCGTCGACTATGCGGTGAGCGCCAATGATCCCGAGGACACCGTCGCCGACCTGCTGCTGACCGACGGCCCGGCCTCGCACAGCGCCTTTGCGCTGGGCACGACCATGGTCAGCTATTCGGCGACCGATCCGTCCGGCAATGCCACGACCGGTTCCTTCACCGTCACCGTCGAGGACCACGAGGCGCCGGTGGTGACGCTGCCCGCGCCGATCACCGACAACGCACCGGCCGGTGCCGCCGGCAAGGCCGTCGCCTTCGCGGCAACGGCGACCGACAATGTCGATGCCAACCCGACCGTCTCTTGCGCACCGGCTTCGGGCAGCACCTTTTCGATCGGCGAGACGACGGTCAGTTGCACAGCGACGGACCAGGCCGGCAACACCAGCGACGCAACGACCTTCAAAGTCACCGTCAACGACGTCACCGCGCCTGACCTGACCCTGCCAGCGGACATTTCAGTCAACACAGATCCCGGCATGGCGACGGCCACCGTAACCTACAGCGCGACCGCTACCGATGCCGGCGATCCGGCGCCGGTCGTCGGCTGCCTGCCGGCTTCCGGCAGTGCGTTTGCGGTCGGCGAAAACACCGTCTCCTGCACCGCCACCGACGCCAGCAACAACGTCGCCGGACCGCTGACATTCAAGGTGACGGTCGCCGACCACGAAGCGCCGGTGCTGACGCCGCCAGCCAACATCACCGTCAACACCGATGCCGGCGTATCGAGCGCGGTGGTGACCTTTGCCAACGGCACCGCTGTCGACAATGTGGACGGCAACCTTGCGCCTGTGGTCGCGACCGGCAGCCTTGCCTCAGGCAGCACCTTCCCGCTGGGCACGACCACAATTGTCCTCAACGCCACCGATGCCGCCGGCAACACCGGCACGGCAAGCTTCACCGTGACGGTCCAGGACAAGGAAGCGCCGGCCTTCACCGCGCCCGCCGACATCAGCGTCGCCGCCGCGACCGGGCAGTCGAGCGCTCCGGTCACCTACGCGACGCCGACGGCAACCGACAATGTGACGGTCAATCCACCGGTGTCCTGCTTGCCCGCCTCAGGTTCCAACTTCGCCTTCGGCGAGACGACCGTCTCCTGCTCGTCCACCGACGCCGCCACCAACACGACGACCAAGACCTTCAAGGTGACGGTCACCGACGGCGAAGCGCCGGCGCTGAGCCTGCCGTCGAACGTCGTCGCCGGCACCGCGCCCGGCGCGACCACCGCCACCGTCACCTATCCGGCGCCGACGGCGACCGACGTCATCGATCCCAACCCGACGGTGAGCTGCTCGCCGGCCTCCGGCTCGAGCTTCAATCTGGGGCCGACGACGGTCGACTGCACCGCCAGGGACGCTTCGGGCAACACTGCCAGCGGCTCGTTCACCGTCACCATCGAGGACAAGGAGGCTCCGGCGCTCACCTTGCCCGGCGACATCACGGCCACTGCGGCGACCGGCAGCAACGCGGCGACCGTGAGCTTCACGGCAACGGCGAGCGACAATGTCGACGGGGCTGTCGCGGTCACCTGCAACCCCGCCTCGGGCAGCAGCTTCACCTTTGGCGAGACGACCGTGGCCTGCGGTGCAACCGACGTCGCCGGCAACATTGCCAATGGCAGCTTCAAGGTGACCGTCACCGACGGCGAAGCGCCGACGCTGAGCCTGCCGGCGAACATCAGCGTCGACACCGATGCCGGCAAGGCGACGGCCAAGGTGAGCTATGCGGTTTCGGCGAGCGACGCCGTGGACGGCACGGTGACGCCGCAGCTGGTCGCCGGCCTCGCTTCCGGCAGCAATTTTCCCGTCGGCACGACGACCGTGACCTACAAGGCGACGGACGCGCAGGGCAACTCCAGCGGCGGGTCGTTCACCGTCACAGTCTCCGACCGCGAGGCGCCGGTGGTGAATGTGCCCGCCAACATCACCGTCAGTGCCGAGGCCGGCAAGAATACCGCGACGGTGGTCTACAGCGTGTCGGCGACCGACGCCGTCGATGGCGCGTTGGCGCCGACGCAGACGGCAGGACTCGCTTCCGGCGCCAGCTTTCCGGTTGGCACGACGAGTCAGACATTCCGGGCCATCGACAGCCATGGCAATATCGGACGAGCTTCATTCACCGTCACAGTCGTCGATGGCGAGGCACCTGAAGTGACGGTGCCGGCCAACATCATTGTGGATACCGATCCCGGCAAGGCGACGGCCCATGTCACTTACACCGTGTCGGCCTCTGATGTGGTCGATGGTCCGGTGACGGCGCAACTGGTCGCGGGCCTGGCTTCCGGCAGCGACTTCCCGGTGGGTGTCACGACCATCGCCTACAAGGCCACCGACAGACAGGGCAACGTCAGCGATCCGAAGTCGTTCACCGTCACCGTCAGGGACAATGAGGCGCCGGTGTTGACGGTGCCGGCCAACATCAGCATTTCCACCGATGCCGGCAAGGCAACGGCACATGTCATTTATGCCGTATCGGCGACCGATCTGGTCGACGGCGCGGTGACACCGAAACTGGTCGCCGGCCTGGCGTCGGGCAGCGATTTTCCGCTGGGCACGACGACGGTGACCTACAAGGCCACCGACAACCAGGGCAATGCCAGCGCCGAGCAGTCGTTCACCGTCACCGTCGTCGATGGCGAGCCGCCAGTTCTGACCGTGCCCGGCAACATCGGCATCACCGTTGCCTATGGCGAGACCGCGGGCACGGCGAGCTGGAGCGCACCGACGGCAACCGACAACGCACCTGGTGTCACCATCACCCAGACCACGGGGCTCGCCTCGGGCAGCAGCTTCCCGCTGGGCACGACGACCAACACATTCGAGGCCCGGGATGTGGCCGGCAACACCGTAACCGCCTCGTTCACTGTCACCGTCAGCGCCAATCCGCCAGGGAACGTTACCTTCATCGTCAATTCGCCGGTCGGCGGCAGCTTCGGCTTCTCGTCGCCCGAGCCGGCGCTCAACGTCGCGGTGAATAGCAGCGGCGGCCGTGGTTCATCCGGCGCCATCGCGCTGGCGCCCGGCACCTACAGCTTCGCCTTCTCGGTGCCGGGCGGCGCCGGCATTTCCTCGGCGCAGTGCTCCGATGCCGGGTCGTCGATCAATGCCGGCACCCGCAGCGGTACGCTGAAGGTGGTGTCCGGCGGTGCGGTCAGCTGCACCATCTCGACCAGCGATTCCGCCGAAAAGGCCGTGGCGCTGATCGGCTCGTTCCTCGAGGGCCGGGCGGAGATCATCGTCAACAACCAGCCCGACATCGACCGGCGGATCGAACGACTGACCGGCGCCTATTCCGGCAATGGTGGCGTCAGCGCCTTCGGCATGCCGATTGGCAGCCAGCTGCCGGTAGGTGTGCAAATCTCGTCCGACCAGACGACCTTCGCCTACTCGATGCAGCGGGCGCGGGCAGGGGCCGCAGAACCACAAACGGCTGCAGCAGCCGGCAGCGACTCGCAGCCGAGCGCCGGCCAGATCCCGGTCAGCGCCTATTTGCCCTCTGGGCAGAACCCGGCCAGCGGCGCCGATGCGGTGTTCCAGCATTCTTTCGGCCCGACGGCGGGCACTGACGCCGCGCCCGCCGCCGACCCGATGAGCAAGCGCTTCGACGTCTGGGCGGAAGGCACGATCGGCCGCTTCAATTCGGCCGGCGGCGACGGCAGCTTCGGCATCGCCAATACCGGCGCAGACTACCTGCTGACGCCGAACCTGCTGCTCGGTCTCGGCCTGCAGGTCGACTGGACCGACCAGGACGGCAAGGACGGCGCGAAAATCTCGGGTATCGGCTATCTCCTCGGTCCCTATGCGACGGCGCGGCTCACCGACAATCTCTATCTCGATGCCCGCGCCGGCTGGGGGCAGTCATTCAACCAGATTTCGCCGCTGGGCACCTTCGAGGACAAGTTCGACGGCAACCGCTGGCTGGCGACCATAGGCCTGATCGGCACGTTCGACATCGACCGCTGGAAGATCAAGCCCGAGGCGCGGGTGACGATGTTCGAGGAGAAGGCCGACGCCTATGTCGATGGGCTTGGCGTCGACGTGCCTTCGGTCGATGTGCGCACCGGCCAGTTCGCCTTCGGCCCGACGATCAGCACGACGGTTGCGCTGGAAAACGGCCTGCAGATGACGCCGTTCGTCGAGTTGCAGGGCATCTGGACGTTCATGCAGCACAATTCCGCGACCGCGGCGACGGAAACGCCCGGACTGGCCGAGACCGGCCTGCGCGGGCGTGCCGAGACCGGGCTAGAGCTTTCGGCGGGCAACGGCATGTCCATCAATGCGTCGGCCTTCTATGACGGCCTTGGCAGTAGCGGCTACAACTCCTGGGGTGGCAAACTCGGGCTCAGCCAAAGGTTCTGA
- a CDS encoding efflux RND transporter periplasmic adaptor subunit, which translates to MTLFHHRRGKHRLVAASVAALACAAAVVWYGAKGEAAAVEPDVPEAKLVRAMAVKPAPQADERIAIGEVRPQRESDLGFRLSGKLVQRMAEVGQSVRKGEVIARIEDQDYRNRLRSAEADVAAAQAVLVEASAAEARIGALLAKGFATRANYDATLKSLRSAEAKLDSARIGFEMAKDQLAYTELHADFDGVVTATGAEAGQVVNAGQMVVRVADPAARDAVFAIAEAAFSNGGDARQPLEIKVSLLSNPAIATIGIIREVSPMADAATRTFQVKVALRSAPDEMRFGSSVAGRVNTMTAPVVVLPGSALFDKDGKPAVWVVAASSTLELKPVVIARYETDRVIVSDGLAEGEIVVTAGVNRLREHEKVRLTEGANK; encoded by the coding sequence ATGACACTCTTCCACCACAGGCGAGGAAAGCATCGTCTCGTCGCCGCATCCGTGGCTGCACTTGCCTGCGCCGCAGCGGTCGTCTGGTATGGCGCAAAGGGCGAGGCCGCGGCGGTCGAACCGGACGTGCCCGAAGCCAAGCTTGTCAGGGCCATGGCAGTGAAACCTGCGCCGCAGGCCGATGAGCGCATCGCCATCGGCGAAGTCCGGCCGCAGCGCGAAAGCGACCTCGGGTTCCGGCTGTCCGGCAAGCTGGTGCAGCGCATGGCAGAAGTCGGCCAGTCGGTCCGCAAGGGTGAGGTGATCGCCCGCATCGAAGACCAGGACTATCGCAACCGGCTGCGCAGCGCCGAGGCCGACGTCGCCGCCGCGCAGGCAGTGCTCGTCGAAGCAAGTGCGGCCGAGGCCCGCATCGGAGCCCTTCTCGCCAAGGGCTTTGCGACACGGGCCAACTACGATGCGACGCTGAAGAGCCTGCGTTCGGCCGAAGCAAAGCTGGACTCGGCAAGGATCGGCTTCGAAATGGCCAAGGACCAGCTCGCCTATACCGAGCTGCATGCCGATTTCGACGGCGTGGTGACGGCGACCGGCGCTGAAGCCGGCCAGGTCGTCAATGCCGGGCAGATGGTGGTGCGGGTCGCCGACCCTGCTGCCCGCGACGCCGTCTTCGCCATCGCCGAAGCAGCCTTCTCCAATGGCGGGGATGCAAGGCAGCCCCTTGAAATCAAGGTCTCCCTGCTGAGCAATCCAGCGATCGCGACAATCGGCATCATTCGCGAGGTCTCGCCGATGGCCGACGCCGCGACGCGCACGTTCCAGGTCAAGGTCGCGCTGCGCAGCGCGCCGGACGAAATGCGCTTCGGCAGCAGCGTCGCCGGCCGCGTCAACACGATGACCGCCCCTGTCGTGGTCCTGCCGGGAAGCGCGCTTTTCGACAAGGACGGCAAGCCTGCCGTCTGGGTGGTGGCCGCGTCCTCGACCCTGGAACTCAAGCCTGTCGTCATTGCCCGCTACGAGACCGACCGCGTCATTGTCAGCGACGGCCTTGCCGAAGGCGAAATTGTCGTCACCGCCGGTGTCAACCGGCTGCGCGAACACGAAAAGGTTCGCCTCACCGAAGGAGCAAACAAATGA